In Marmota flaviventris isolate mMarFla1 chromosome 17, mMarFla1.hap1, whole genome shotgun sequence, a single genomic region encodes these proteins:
- the LOC114084453 gene encoding olfactory receptor 3A2, whose amino-acid sequence MDPETGTNRTVVTEFILLGLVETEKLQSMLFVLFFFAYLVTVGGNLSILAAILVEPKLHTPMYFFLGNLSALDIGCITVTVPPMLDRLVSHKCTISYDACLTQLFFFHLLAGMDCFLLTAMAYDRFLAICRPLTYSTHMSQTVQRILVAASWACAFTNALTHTVALTTLNFCGPKEVNHFYCDLPQLFQLSCSSTQLNELLLFAVGFIMAGTPVVLIISSYIHVAAAVLRIRSAEGRKKAFSTCGSHLTVVCLFYGTGIFNYMRLGSEEASDKDKGVGIFNTVINPMLNPLIYSLRNPDVQGALRRVFVGRQSLT is encoded by the coding sequence ATGGATCCAGAAACTGGGACCAATAGGACAGTTGTCACCGAGTTCATTCTACTGGGCCTGGTGGAAACAGAAAAGCTACAGTCCATGCTATTTGTGCTCTTCTTCTTTGCCTACCTGGTCACAGTTGGAGGCAACCTTAGCATCCTGGCAGCCATCTTGGTGGAACCCAaactccacacccccatgtacttcttcctgggGAACCTATCAGCGCTGGACATCGGGTGCATCACTGTCACTGTTCCTCCCATGTTGGATCGTCTTGTGTCCCACAAATGTACAATTTCCTATGATGCCTGCCTCACACAGCTCTTCTTCTTCCATCTGTTGGCTGGAATGGACTGCTTCCTGTTGActgccatggcctatgaccgatTCCTGGCCATCTGCCGGCCCCTCACCTACAGCACCCACATGAGCCAGACAGTCCAGAGGATACTGGTGGCTGCATCCTGGGCTTGTGCCTTCACCAATGCACTGACCCATACTGTGGCCTTAACTACTCTCAACTTTTGTGGACCCAAAGAAGTGAATCACTTCTACTGTGACCTCCCCCAGCTCTTCCAGCTCTCCTGTTCCAGCACCCAGCTCAATGAGCTGCTGCTCTTCGCTGTGGGTTTCATAATGGCAGGAACCCCTGTGGTTCTCATCATCAGCTCCTACATCCACGTGGCAGCTGCAGTCCTGCGAATCCGCTCAgctgagggaaggaagaaggccTTCTCCACATGCGGCTCCCACCTCACCGTGGTTTGCCTTTTTTATGGGACAGGCATCTTCAACTACATGCGTCTGGGTTCAGAGGAGGCTTCAGACAAGGATAAAGGGGTTGGGATTTTTAACACTGTCATCAACCCCATGCTGAACCCACTTATCTACAGCCTCAGAAACCCTGATGTGCAGGGTGCTCTGAGGCGAGTATTTGTGGGAAGGCAGTCGCTGACCTGA